A genomic window from Motacilla alba alba isolate MOTALB_02 chromosome 6, Motacilla_alba_V1.0_pri, whole genome shotgun sequence includes:
- the PDCD4 gene encoding programmed cell death protein 4, with amino-acid sequence MEIEKEHIYITPTELENLNDAPFSGDEENGGSEERKTEINGNWIPATSITEAKINAKAKRRLRKNSSRDSGRGDSVSENGETLKIGVVPTSPKGKLLDRRSRSGKGRGLPKKGGAGGKGVWGTPGQVYDVEEVDIKDPNYDDDQENCVYETVVLPLDERAFEKTLTPIIQEYFEHGDTNEVSEMLKNLNLGEMKYSVPVLAVSLALEGKASHREMTSKLISDLCGTVVSKTDVEKSFDRLLKELPELVLDSPRAPQLVGQFIARAVGDGILSSTYIDGYKGTVDCVQARAALDRATVLLSMSKGGKRIDSVWGAGGGQQSVKHLVKEIDMLLKEYLLSGDVLEAERCLQELEVPHFHHELVYEAIVLVLESTGEKTFKMILDLLKTLWKSSVITVDQMKRGYERVYCEIPDINLDVPHSYSVLERFVEECFQAGIISKPLRDLCPSRGRKRFVSEGDGGRLKLESY; translated from the exons atggaaatagaaaaggaaCACATTTATATTACCCCAACAG AACTTGAGAATCTAAATGATGCTCCATTTTCTGGTGATGAAGAAAATGGTGGGTCTGAGGAACGAAAAACTGAAATCAATGGAAATTGGATCCCTGCAACCTCAATTACTGAAGCCAAAATAAATGCTAAAGCAAAGAGACGGTTGAGAAAAAACTCTTCTAGAGATTCTGGGAGAGGAGACTCTGTTAGTGAGAATGGAGAGACACTGAAGATTGGAGTTGTACCAACGAGCCCAAAGGGCAAACTCCTGGACAGGCGATCCCGGTCTGGAAAGGGAAGAGGTCTACCAAAGAAAG GTGGAGCAGGTGGTAAAGGAGTTTGGGGAACACCAGGTCAAGTGTATGATGTGGAAGAAGTAGATATTAAGGATCCTAATTATGATGATGACCAG GAGAACTGTGTCTACGAAACAGTAGTTTTACCTCTTGATGAAAGAGCATTTGAAAAAACTTTAACACCAATCATCCAGGAGTATTTTGAACATGGAGATACTAACGAAGTTTCG GAGATGCTGAAGAACTTAAACCTTGGTGAAATGAAATACAGTGTGCCAGTGCTGGCTGTTTCCTTGGCATTAGAGGGGAAGGCTAGTCACAGGGAAATGACATCTAAGCTTATCTCTGACCTTTGTGGGACAGTAGTAAGCAAAACTGATGTGGAAAAATCCTTTGATAGACTGCTCAAAGAACTGCCTGAATTGGTGTTGGATTCTCCCAGGGCACCACAG TTGGTGGGCCAGTTCATTGCTAGAGCTGTCGGAGATGGGATCCTAAGCAGCACCTACATAGATGGCTACAAAGGCACTGTGGATTGTGTCCAAGCTCG AGCTGCGCTGGACCGCGCGACGGTGCTGCTGAGCATGAGCAAGGGAGGCAAGCGCATCGACAGCGTGtggggggctggagggggccAGCAGTCTGTGAAACACCTGGTCAAAGAG ATTGATATGTTGCTGAAAGAGTATTTGCTTTCTGGAGATGTATTGGAAGCAGAACGCTGCCTTCAGGAACTGGAAGTACCCCATTTTCACCATGAACTTGTATATGAA GCCATTGTACTGGTTTTGGAGTCAACTGgagaaaagacctttaaaatgaTACTGGATTTGCTGAAAACTCTGTGGAAGTCTTCTGTCATTACTGTGGACCAAATGAAAAGA GGCTATGAACGGGTTTACTGTGAAATCCCTGACATTAACCTGGATGTGCCACACTCCTATTCTGTGCTGGAGCGCTTTGTAGAGGAatgcttccaggctggaatcATCTCCAAACCGCTGAGAGACCTCTGCCCTTCCAG GGGCAGGAAGCGTTTTGTGAGTGAAGGAGATGGAGGTCGTCTGAAGCTGGAAAGCTACTGA
- the BBIP1 gene encoding BBSome-interacting protein 1, with product MPEGTGALREVLPKQGQLSVEDTAAMVLCKPKILPLKSVSLEKLEKLQRAALDAAQAPEAAPPPSAGAAPPRQ from the exons ATGCCGGAGGGGACGGGAGCGCTGCGGGAGGTGCTGCCCAAGCAAG GGCAGCTGTCGGTGGAGGACACGGCGGCCATGGTGCTGTGCAAGCCCAAGATCCTGCCCCTCAAGTCGGTGTCgctggagaagctggagaagctgcagagggCGGCGCTGGACGCGGCCCAGGCGCCCgaggcggccccgccgccgtccgcgggggccgcgccgccccggcAGTAG